The following proteins come from a genomic window of Deinococcus aestuarii:
- a CDS encoding arsenate reductase ArsC → MTRVLILCTHNSARSQMAEALTRAAAERVGLDLDVHSAGTEATRVKDEAKTVMGEIGLSLDGHISKTLWDVPDPQNFDYVITVCDSAAKACPAYPGRTHRLHYPFTDPSGGSLDRWRAVRDQLGVQFGAFVQALGEGQPVPASYEDSPAVPVA, encoded by the coding sequence GTGACGCGCGTCCTGATCCTCTGCACCCACAACTCGGCCCGCTCGCAGATGGCCGAGGCCCTGACCCGCGCGGCGGCAGAGCGTGTGGGGTTGGACCTCGATGTGCATTCCGCTGGGACCGAGGCCACCCGGGTCAAGGACGAGGCGAAGACCGTCATGGGGGAGATCGGGCTGAGCCTCGACGGGCACATCAGCAAGACGCTCTGGGACGTGCCGGACCCGCAGAACTTCGACTACGTGATCACCGTCTGCGACTCGGCCGCCAAAGCCTGCCCCGCCTACCCGGGCCGGACCCACCGGCTGCACTACCCCTTCACCGACCCGAGCGGTGGGAGCCTGGACCGCTGGCGGGCGGTGCGCGACCAACTGGGGGTTCAGTTCGGGGCCTTCGTGCAGGCGCTGGGGGAAGGACAGCCTGTGCCCGCCAGCTACGAGGACAGCCCTGCCGTCCCCGTCGCCTGA
- a CDS encoding four-helix bundle copper-binding protein — translation MPQNTARMLQTHPNPASVFDQGALADCIDACFECENICTSCADACLGEQGHLMHLVHCIRLNLDCADICGTTGRVLSRLTQPDQNVLRAQLQACLAACQACGNECEMHARDMNMQHCAVCAESCRRCEQACQQLLGSMSA, via the coding sequence ATGCCGCAGAACACGGCCCGGATGCTGCAAACCCACCCCAACCCCGCCAGCGTGTTCGACCAGGGCGCGCTCGCCGACTGCATCGACGCCTGCTTCGAGTGCGAGAACATCTGTACCTCGTGTGCTGACGCCTGCCTGGGTGAGCAGGGCCACCTGATGCACCTCGTCCACTGCATCCGCCTCAACCTGGACTGCGCCGACATTTGTGGGACGACCGGGCGGGTCCTCTCTCGCCTCACCCAGCCCGACCAGAATGTCCTGCGTGCCCAGCTTCAGGCGTGCCTGGCGGCCTGCCAGGCTTGTGGGAACGAGTGCGAGATGCACGCCCGTGACATGAACATGCAGCACTGCGCGGTGTGCGCCGAGTCCTGCCGCCGCTGTGAGCAGGCGTGCCAGCAACTCCTGGGGAGCATGAGCGCATGA
- a CDS encoding ArsR/SmtB family transcription factor — translation MTTLAVPSVLDQLKALSHEIRYDLIRHLAGGERCVCDLEALLGLPQSRVSYHLGILREANLVAAEQRGKNTYYLLCQDQLFRLGGALLTDIFPVSPHSMHQTKSIC, via the coding sequence GTGACCACCCTCGCCGTTCCCAGCGTGCTCGACCAGCTCAAGGCGCTCTCCCACGAGATTCGCTATGACCTGATCCGGCACCTCGCCGGAGGCGAACGCTGTGTCTGCGACCTCGAAGCCCTGCTGGGGCTCCCGCAGTCCAGGGTCTCCTATCACCTGGGCATCCTGCGCGAGGCCAACCTGGTCGCCGCCGAGCAGCGCGGCAAGAACACCTACTACCTGCTCTGCCAGGATCAACTCTTTCGGTTGGGTGGCGCCCTCCTGACCGACATTTTCCCGGTCTCTCCCCACTCGATGCATCAAACAAAATCGATATGCTAG
- a CDS encoding winged helix-turn-helix domain-containing protein, which yields MPHVLIVDDDPAILEILRAYLTAEGHTVLEAGDGVQARALLPRADLAILDWMLPGVSGLELAREARAARLDLPILMLTARGEEEDKLRGLDTGLDDYVVKPFSPREVVARVRALLRRVGVRETVTSGGLHLDLRARTATLDGQPLDLSKLEYDLLAALASHPGLAWTRERLLERVWGQDFPGTERVVDVHVTGLRKKLGDDAERPRFIETVRGVGYRFRTDA from the coding sequence ATGCCCCACGTCCTGATCGTGGACGACGATCCCGCCATCCTCGAAATCCTGCGCGCCTACCTCACGGCCGAGGGACACACCGTCCTGGAGGCGGGGGACGGCGTGCAGGCCCGCGCCCTGCTGCCCCGCGCCGATCTCGCCATTCTCGACTGGATGCTGCCCGGCGTCTCCGGCCTGGAACTGGCCCGCGAAGCCCGGGCGGCCCGCCTCGACCTGCCCATCCTGATGCTCACCGCCCGGGGGGAGGAGGAGGACAAGCTGCGCGGCCTGGACACCGGCCTCGACGACTACGTGGTCAAACCCTTCAGCCCGCGCGAGGTCGTGGCCCGGGTGCGGGCCCTGTTGCGCCGGGTGGGGGTCCGGGAGACCGTCACCAGTGGGGGCCTGCACCTCGACCTGCGCGCCCGGACCGCGACCCTCGACGGTCAGCCCCTGGACCTCTCCAAGCTGGAGTACGACCTGCTGGCCGCGCTCGCCTCGCATCCCGGCCTGGCCTGGACCCGGGAGCGGCTGCTCGAACGGGTCTGGGGCCAGGACTTTCCGGGCACCGAGCGGGTGGTGGACGTGCACGTCACCGGCCTGCGCAAGAAGCTCGGCGACGACGCCGAGCGACCGCGCTTCATCGAGACGGTGCGCGGGGTCGGCTACCGTTTCAGGACCGATGCTTGA
- a CDS encoding MIP/aquaporin family protein: MTTPLPHALVAEAVGTFALVFFGPGAAVVQAQTGALGHLGVAAVFGLTVAAVIAAFAPISGAHINPAATLALTLAGRFPPGRALPYVAAQLLGAVAAAFLLLALFGREGNLGVTLPAGSVGQAFTLEVVLTFFLLLVALRSGLPWVVGGVVALEAAMGGPITGASMNPARSFGPALASGLWTAHWLYWVAPLLGAALAVAVDALLRPAEPVEPEPRLAREFVLEQETP; encoded by the coding sequence GTGACGACGCCCCTTCCGCATGCCCTCGTGGCCGAGGCAGTGGGCACCTTCGCGCTGGTGTTCTTCGGGCCGGGTGCGGCGGTGGTACAGGCGCAGACGGGCGCGCTCGGGCACCTGGGCGTGGCCGCCGTGTTCGGGCTGACCGTCGCGGCGGTGATCGCCGCCTTCGCCCCGATCAGCGGGGCGCACATCAACCCGGCGGCTACCCTCGCCCTGACGCTGGCGGGCCGTTTCCCACCCGGCAGGGCGTTGCCCTACGTCGCGGCCCAACTGCTCGGCGCGGTCGCGGCGGCGTTCCTGCTGCTGGCGCTGTTCGGCAGGGAAGGCAACCTCGGGGTCACGCTCCCGGCCGGAAGCGTGGGCCAGGCGTTCACCCTCGAAGTCGTGCTGACCTTCTTCCTGCTGCTGGTCGCCCTGCGCTCCGGGCTGCCCTGGGTGGTGGGGGGGGTCGTCGCCCTGGAGGCGGCGATGGGCGGCCCGATCACCGGGGCGAGCATGAATCCCGCCCGCAGTTTCGGCCCGGCCCTGGCGAGCGGCCTCTGGACCGCCCACTGGCTGTACTGGGTGGCCCCCCTGCTCGGCGCCGCGCTGGCGGTGGCCGTCGATGCCCTGCTGCGCCCGGCCGAACCCGTCGAACCAGAGCCCCGTCTCGCCCGGGAGTTCGTGCTCGAGCAAGAAACTCCCTGA
- a CDS encoding DUF305 domain-containing protein, with the protein MKGLILTLALTALPVVSAQAGGSQGGSMSMQMNMDMHAQMQPVMEDLRRLSGTAFDRAFFSMMIPHHQSAIDMSRAALPRLRDPLVRAWAQSIIDDQQKEITEMQTELRRLGGVDTARQNRMRQAMSGMTPMMTRMMAQSQSPDRVFLEMMVPHHGSANDMANIALQNGQTDHVLSLAQRIIMTQTDEMHDFRDWLRTHPQ; encoded by the coding sequence ATGAAGGGGCTGATCCTGACCCTCGCCCTGACCGCCCTCCCCGTCGTTTCCGCTCAGGCGGGCGGCAGCCAGGGAGGCAGCATGTCCATGCAGATGAACATGGACATGCACGCCCAGATGCAGCCGGTGATGGAGGATCTGCGCCGCCTCTCGGGCACGGCCTTCGACCGGGCGTTCTTCTCCATGATGATCCCCCACCATCAGAGCGCCATCGACATGAGCCGCGCCGCCCTGCCCCGGCTGCGCGATCCCCTGGTCCGGGCCTGGGCGCAGAGCATCATCGACGATCAGCAGAAGGAGATCACCGAGATGCAGACCGAGTTGCGCCGCCTGGGTGGGGTGGACACGGCACGGCAGAACCGGATGCGCCAGGCCATGTCGGGCATGACGCCAATGATGACCCGGATGATGGCGCAGTCCCAGAGCCCCGACCGGGTGTTTCTGGAGATGATGGTTCCGCACCACGGCTCGGCGAACGACATGGCGAACATCGCCCTTCAGAACGGGCAGACCGACCATGTGCTCAGCCTCGCCCAGCGCATCATCATGACCCAGACCGACGAGATGCACGACTTCCGGGACTGGCTGCGCACGCACCCGCAGTGA
- a CDS encoding glycogen synthase, translating to MRVVHVGSEVFPFSRTGGLGDVLAALPAVQARLGAEVTVVSPWYASLSGEPNEVWRGEVPGVGAVRVGELREGDVRFLFVGLAEFERPGMYHPDDVWRFCAFGRAALPVLQALEVTPDVLHGHDWQAGLVVAHAHLTGWRTAFTIHNLQYQGRWNLAEARWWTGLPDSAFGADGVEFYGDLNLMKAGLTFADHVTTVSPTYAQEITTPGYGEGLDGLLVRLTLEGRLSGIINGLDQERWDPRTDPDILPYADPAAKKANTEALRAEFRLDDLPILGTVSRLADQKGMDLLIEALPDLVKDWNVVVLGGGDPLLTAALQGWALHPRVAFAQGMNESLAHRIYAGADAFAMPSRFEPCGLSQMISMRYATLPVVRETGGLADTVPHDVGFRFGAATPEALATACGEARAAFDDPGGWQERMARGMALDFRWDGPARQYLALYARLGAEDMTPTAGSPAAPR from the coding sequence ATGCGGGTCGTACATGTGGGGTCGGAAGTGTTCCCGTTCTCGCGGACGGGCGGGCTGGGGGACGTGCTGGCGGCGCTGCCCGCCGTCCAGGCGAGGCTGGGGGCAGAAGTGACGGTCGTGTCGCCGTGGTACGCGAGCCTGAGCGGCGAGCCGAACGAGGTGTGGCGGGGCGAGGTGCCCGGCGTGGGTGCGGTGCGGGTCGGCGAGCTGAGGGAGGGGGACGTGCGCTTCCTCTTCGTGGGGCTCGCCGAGTTCGAGCGGCCCGGGATGTACCACCCGGACGACGTGTGGCGGTTTTGCGCCTTCGGGCGGGCCGCGTTGCCCGTCTTGCAGGCGCTGGAGGTCACGCCCGACGTGCTGCACGGCCACGACTGGCAGGCGGGGCTGGTCGTCGCGCACGCGCACCTGACGGGCTGGCGCACGGCCTTCACCATCCACAACCTCCAGTACCAGGGGCGCTGGAACCTGGCGGAGGCACGGTGGTGGACGGGGCTGCCCGACTCGGCCTTCGGGGCGGACGGGGTGGAGTTCTACGGCGACCTCAACCTGATGAAGGCGGGCCTGACCTTTGCCGACCACGTGACGACCGTGAGCCCCACCTACGCGCAGGAGATCACCACCCCGGGGTACGGCGAGGGGCTCGACGGCCTGCTCGTGCGCCTGACGCTGGAGGGGAGGCTGAGCGGCATCATCAACGGGCTCGACCAGGAGCGGTGGGACCCGCGCACCGATCCCGACATCCTCCCCTACGCGGACCCGGCGGCGAAGAAAGCGAACACCGAGGCGCTGCGGGCGGAGTTCCGGCTGGACGACCTCCCGATCCTGGGCACGGTGAGCCGCCTCGCCGACCAGAAGGGGATGGACCTGCTGATCGAGGCGCTGCCCGACCTCGTGAAGGACTGGAACGTGGTCGTGCTGGGCGGGGGCGACCCACTCCTCACCGCCGCGCTCCAGGGTTGGGCGCTGCACCCGCGCGTCGCCTTCGCGCAGGGGATGAACGAGTCGCTGGCCCACCGCATCTACGCGGGCGCCGACGCCTTCGCCATGCCCAGCCGCTTCGAGCCGTGCGGCCTGTCGCAGATGATCTCCATGCGTTACGCCACCCTGCCCGTCGTCCGGGAGACGGGCGGATTGGCGGACACCGTGCCCCACGACGTGGGGTTCCGGTTCGGAGCGGCGACCCCGGAGGCGCTGGCGACGGCCTGCGGGGAGGCCCGCGCCGCCTTCGACGACCCCGGGGGGTGGCAGGAACGGATGGCGCGCGGGATGGCCCTCGACTTCCGTTGGGACGGCCCGGCGCGGCAGTACCTCGCCCTGTACGCCCGGCTGGGTGCGGAGGACATGACCCCTACCGCAGGAAGTCCAGCAGCGCCGCGTTAA
- a CDS encoding DUF305 domain-containing protein, with protein sequence MRMTLLTLLALGALPAPALAQMDHGTMHTTAPATGMSQSMDLSALNALTGKAFDRAFLSMMIPHHQAAVAMSQAVLGTRDPRVKAWATAIIKDQNREIVQMNTLLKSYGGTDRRMQASMKSMMGDMASSVKNASNKDRAFVQGMIPHHASAIDMANLALQKSQNLAVLKLARDITRAQAVEIYEFKAYLLR encoded by the coding sequence ATGCGAATGACCCTCCTGACCCTGCTGGCCCTGGGCGCCCTGCCCGCTCCAGCCCTCGCCCAGATGGACCACGGCACCATGCACACGACTGCCCCCGCGACTGGCATGAGCCAATCGATGGACCTGAGCGCCCTGAATGCCCTCACCGGCAAGGCCTTCGACCGCGCCTTCCTCTCCATGATGATCCCGCACCACCAGGCCGCCGTCGCCATGAGCCAGGCCGTGCTCGGCACCAGGGACCCCAGGGTGAAGGCCTGGGCGACGGCCATCATTAAGGACCAGAACCGCGAGATCGTCCAGATGAACACCCTGCTGAAGAGCTACGGCGGCACCGACCGCCGGATGCAGGCGAGCATGAAGTCCATGATGGGTGACATGGCGAGCAGCGTGAAAAATGCCAGCAACAAGGACCGGGCCTTCGTGCAGGGCATGATTCCCCACCACGCTTCTGCCATCGATATGGCGAACCTCGCCCTCCAGAAATCGCAGAACCTCGCCGTGCTCAAGCTCGCCCGCGACATCACCCGCGCCCAGGCGGTCGAAATCTACGAGTTCAAGGCTTACCTGCTGCGCTGA
- a CDS encoding sensor histidine kinase, with protein sequence MKLYPRLFLSHLLVILIAVGAMLVLTELLAPAFVRHHVEQMVRVIGPDGASLRPDLERGMRRTLNSALLVSLPLALLVAALTALLSARRVVRSVTLLRDGSHAIAAGEYRRRLPEEGRDELTDLARHFNRMAGALERVEQGRIELISNVAHELRTPLAALRGYAEALRDRVLAPEVASDAIVRETAAMERLVRDLSLVSRVEAGAVELHPTDFRPGELLRAALERFEGAAQDRGVHLTLHADDPLPRVTADFERASQVLANLLSNALRHTPSGGYVTLAAHAADGRVTFEVRDTGGGIPEEHLGRIFERFYRVDPARTRGEGSGVGLTIAKGLVERMGGMLTVTSGPGGSTFGFTLLAAHTGST encoded by the coding sequence GTGAAGCTCTACCCCCGCCTGTTCCTGTCGCACCTGCTGGTCATCCTGATCGCCGTGGGGGCGATGCTGGTCCTGACCGAACTGCTGGCCCCCGCCTTTGTGCGCCACCACGTCGAGCAGATGGTGCGGGTGATCGGCCCGGACGGGGCGAGCCTGCGCCCCGACCTGGAACGGGGGATGCGCCGCACCCTTAACTCCGCCCTGCTCGTGTCTCTCCCCCTCGCGCTGCTGGTGGCTGCCCTGACGGCCCTGCTCTCGGCGCGGCGGGTCGTCCGCAGCGTGACTCTGCTGCGCGACGGCAGCCACGCCATCGCAGCGGGGGAGTACCGGCGGCGCCTACCCGAGGAGGGACGTGACGAGCTGACCGACCTCGCGCGGCACTTCAACCGGATGGCCGGGGCACTGGAGCGGGTCGAGCAGGGCCGAATAGAACTCATCTCGAACGTGGCCCACGAACTGCGCACTCCCCTCGCCGCCCTGCGGGGATACGCCGAGGCCCTGAGAGACCGGGTACTGGCCCCCGAGGTGGCCTCGGACGCCATCGTGCGGGAGACGGCGGCGATGGAACGGCTGGTGCGGGACCTCAGCCTGGTTTCCCGGGTCGAGGCGGGGGCCGTGGAGTTGCACCCGACGGACTTCCGACCGGGGGAGTTGCTGAGGGCGGCGCTGGAGCGATTCGAGGGGGCTGCCCAGGACCGGGGCGTGCACCTGACCCTGCACGCGGACGACCCCCTCCCACGCGTCACGGCGGACTTCGAGCGGGCCTCGCAGGTCTTGGCGAACCTGCTCTCCAACGCCCTGCGGCACACGCCGAGCGGCGGGTACGTCACGCTCGCAGCCCACGCGGCGGACGGTCGGGTGACCTTCGAGGTGCGGGACACCGGGGGCGGTATTCCCGAAGAACACCTGGGCCGCATCTTCGAGCGCTTCTACCGGGTGGACCCGGCGCGGACCCGGGGTGAGGGGAGCGGCGTAGGCCTCACCATTGCCAAAGGCCTGGTCGAGCGCATGGGTGGCATGCTCACCGTCACGTCCGGTCCAGGGGGCAGCACGTTCGGGTTCACGTTGCTGGCCGCCCACACGGGGAGCACTTAA
- a CDS encoding ArsR/SmtB family transcription factor produces the protein MRHHPLTFPPDAADLAHVTGLFQALADPTRLTLLLALRDGERTVTDLGDALGQPQSTVSRHLATLRHARLVRTRRDGPRVYYRLADAHLTGLLTQAFSHAQHERLGLPDHSGVEIVKGDAE, from the coding sequence ATGCGGCACCACCCCCTGACCTTCCCGCCGGACGCCGCCGACCTGGCCCACGTCACCGGCCTGTTCCAGGCGCTCGCCGACCCCACCCGTCTCACCCTGCTGCTCGCCCTGCGCGACGGGGAGCGGACCGTCACCGACCTGGGGGACGCCCTGGGACAGCCGCAGAGTACGGTGAGCCGTCACCTGGCGACCCTGCGTCACGCGCGGCTGGTACGGACCCGGCGTGACGGCCCCCGGGTGTACTACCGTCTAGCCGACGCCCACCTCACCGGGCTCCTCACCCAGGCCTTCAGCCACGCCCAGCACGAGCGGCTCGGCCTGCCCGACCACTCCGGCGTCGAGATAGT